Proteins encoded by one window of Bacillus sp. DTU_2020_1000418_1_SI_GHA_SEK_038:
- a CDS encoding tripartite tricarboxylate transporter permease — translation MDLQLLVEGLLTTLTPGNLALVFAGMLIGVFFGSLPGISSSMGIVLMLPFTYYMGILPSIILLVALYAGSAYGGSITAILFNTPGTPEAVATTFDGYPMAKQGKAGRALSLAISASAFGGIFSVLIMLFLAPPLSSVALKIQSAEYFALTVLGLMVISSIGTKSPVKAITSGLIGIMIAMIGMDPIVGADRFTFGNIELMNGLEMIPIMIGAFALAEVLNQVTERQVNLDMTKKVSLETIKLYELIKHKWVLLKSAVIGTVIGILPGTGGSIASIVSYGEAMRSSKNKENFGQGEEEGILAPETANNAAAGGAMIPTLVLGIPGSPTTAIILAALALQGLQPGPQLMTDQPLMLYCIFFSMLIASVAVFIGGRLGVKAFAAILKLPYSVLGTLIVLLSMVGSYAVGNSMFNVWIMLLFGVFGYFMKKYHFSPASMVLGLVLGPMMEENFRRHLLVTSGDYLSFITQPISGVILLFSALTLLYPVIAKFINKRKPVTPDEKKAV, via the coding sequence ATGGATTTACAACTATTAGTGGAAGGCTTATTAACAACATTGACTCCCGGTAATTTAGCTCTAGTATTTGCAGGGATGCTAATAGGGGTGTTCTTCGGATCGTTGCCTGGAATTAGCTCCTCAATGGGAATTGTCCTAATGTTACCTTTTACATACTATATGGGGATACTTCCTTCGATTATTTTACTAGTTGCTCTTTATGCAGGGTCGGCCTATGGGGGGTCCATTACAGCCATTTTGTTTAATACACCAGGGACACCTGAAGCTGTTGCTACAACTTTTGATGGCTATCCAATGGCGAAGCAGGGGAAAGCAGGCAGAGCACTGAGTCTTGCCATTAGTGCATCTGCGTTTGGGGGAATATTCTCTGTTTTAATTATGTTATTTTTGGCTCCTCCACTATCTAGTGTTGCTTTAAAAATTCAAAGTGCTGAATATTTCGCATTAACTGTCTTAGGGTTAATGGTCATTTCATCTATTGGTACGAAATCACCTGTTAAAGCAATCACCTCCGGTTTGATTGGTATTATGATAGCTATGATAGGAATGGACCCTATTGTAGGGGCAGACCGCTTTACTTTCGGTAATATTGAGCTCATGAATGGTCTAGAAATGATTCCTATTATGATTGGTGCTTTTGCTTTAGCAGAGGTATTAAATCAAGTTACAGAACGGCAAGTAAATTTAGATATGACTAAGAAGGTTTCTCTTGAAACAATTAAGCTTTACGAACTAATTAAGCATAAATGGGTTCTATTAAAATCAGCTGTAATTGGGACCGTTATTGGTATTCTTCCTGGAACAGGGGGTTCTATCGCTTCAATTGTAAGTTACGGTGAGGCAATGCGTTCAAGTAAGAACAAAGAAAACTTTGGACAAGGGGAAGAGGAAGGGATCCTTGCACCAGAAACAGCTAATAATGCTGCAGCTGGAGGCGCAATGATTCCTACGCTTGTATTGGGTATCCCTGGAAGTCCTACAACAGCAATTATTTTGGCAGCACTTGCTCTTCAAGGATTACAGCCAGGACCACAGCTAATGACTGACCAGCCATTAATGCTTTATTGTATTTTCTTCTCCATGTTAATTGCTAGTGTCGCTGTATTTATTGGTGGGCGTTTAGGAGTAAAGGCATTTGCTGCTATTTTAAAACTACCGTATTCAGTTTTAGGCACCTTAATTGTTTTATTATCTATGGTTGGATCGTACGCCGTAGGAAATTCGATGTTTAATGTTTGGATTATGTTACTTTTCGGGGTTTTTGGCTACTTTATGAAAAAGTATCATTTTTCACCGGCATCAATGGTTTTAGGACTTGTTTTAGGTCCAATGATGGAGGAAAACTTCAGAAGACATTTGTTAGTTACTAGTGGAGACTATTTATCATTCATCACTCAACCAATCTCAGGGGTTATTCTATTATTCTCTGCTTTGACCCTGTTATATCCAGTAATTGCAAAATTCATTAACAAGAGAAAACCAGTAACACCCGATGAAAAAAAGGCAGTATAA
- a CDS encoding ornithine cyclodeaminase family protein: MLVLSEKQIRSMYTMKDAIQDLEQALLHYIEGKILSPHRTVLEFPEKNASALYMPSAMEPIGKTAVKVVTIFPNNPSVGKKTTQGVIILSDTDNGDHLACMNASYLTRLRTGAVSGIATKYLAKETASTVAVIGCGGMAEEQLQAVLEVRDIKKVMLYNRTKERAHAFAGRIADLSPEYEGEITIMDDADEAVSKAEIVICSTRSETPVFSGEALQPGTHINGVGSYLPHMQEVDVQTLQKCSKIVADTIEGVKDEAGDFIIPANRGEWSFSDLHGEIGELAAGRISGRESDEEITFFKSVGIAYFDLAVASAAYEKAIKQGVGSEVDI, from the coding sequence TTGCTAGTTTTATCAGAAAAACAAATACGATCGATGTATACAATGAAGGATGCTATTCAGGACTTGGAACAGGCGTTACTGCATTACATAGAAGGGAAAATTCTTAGTCCGCACAGGACAGTTTTAGAATTCCCCGAAAAAAATGCATCGGCCCTCTATATGCCCAGTGCAATGGAGCCAATCGGAAAAACAGCTGTCAAGGTAGTCACCATTTTTCCAAACAATCCATCAGTAGGGAAAAAGACCACGCAGGGAGTTATTATTTTAAGTGACACCGACAATGGGGATCATCTGGCTTGTATGAATGCTTCTTATTTAACAAGGCTTCGTACGGGGGCGGTTAGCGGGATCGCAACGAAGTATCTGGCGAAGGAAACAGCATCAACAGTAGCAGTGATAGGTTGCGGCGGAATGGCAGAGGAGCAGCTTCAGGCTGTTCTGGAGGTTCGTGATATTAAGAAAGTCATGCTTTATAATCGAACGAAAGAAAGAGCACATGCATTTGCAGGTCGCATAGCAGATCTTAGTCCAGAGTATGAAGGAGAAATTACGATTATGGATGATGCAGATGAAGCTGTTTCGAAAGCAGAAATCGTTATTTGCAGCACGAGATCAGAAACTCCTGTTTTTTCAGGGGAAGCGCTGCAGCCTGGAACACATATTAATGGTGTTGGATCGTATCTCCCGCATATGCAAGAGGTAGACGTGCAAACTCTTCAAAAATGTTCAAAAATTGTTGCTGATACGATCGAAGGCGTAAAAGATGAGGCTGGTGACTTTATTATTCCAGCTAACAGAGGGGAATGGAGCTTTTCAGACCTTCATGGGGAAATTGGAGAGCTGGCAGCAGGGAGAATCTCTGGCAGGGAATCGGATGAGGAGATCACCTTTTTTAAATCAGTTGGGATTGCTTATTTTGATTTGGCTGTTGCATCGGCTGCCTATGAAAAGGCTATTAAACAGGGTGTGGGAAGTGAAGTAGATATATAA
- a CDS encoding amino acid ABC transporter permease: MMEYILTIIKPMLEGAQMTILLFIIAIVVSIPLGFLLTLAVKSSIKPLSWLAQGYIYVMRGTPLLLQLLFICFGLPLIPVIGEYLVLDRFVAACLGFILNYAAYFAEIFRGGLLAIDKGQYEASQVLGLSKWQTTTRIVLPQMFRIALPAVSNESVTLVKDTALLYAVAVPELLHFAQTAVNRDFTIVPFFIAGIIYLGITLILTVLFKWLERRYKFE; the protein is encoded by the coding sequence ATGATGGAATACATTCTGACAATTATTAAGCCCATGCTTGAAGGGGCTCAGATGACCATTCTTTTATTTATTATTGCCATCGTTGTGTCCATTCCATTAGGCTTTCTTTTGACTCTAGCTGTTAAAAGTTCGATCAAGCCGCTTTCATGGTTGGCACAAGGCTATATTTATGTGATGCGTGGAACCCCGCTCCTATTGCAATTATTATTTATTTGTTTCGGGCTTCCTTTAATACCTGTAATTGGGGAATATTTAGTGCTTGATCGTTTTGTAGCTGCCTGCTTGGGCTTTATCTTGAATTATGCTGCCTATTTCGCGGAAATTTTCCGTGGAGGCCTTTTGGCTATTGATAAGGGACAATATGAGGCTTCCCAGGTGCTTGGCTTAAGCAAATGGCAGACAACGACACGAATTGTCCTGCCGCAAATGTTCCGAATTGCGCTCCCTGCTGTTTCAAATGAATCGGTGACACTTGTTAAGGATACGGCATTGCTATATGCTGTCGCTGTACCGGAGCTTTTACACTTTGCCCAGACAGCTGTTAACCGCGACTTTACGATTGTGCCGTTTTTCATCGCCGGTATTATTTATTTAGGTATTACGCTTATTTTAACAGTGCTATTTAAATGGCTAGAACGGCGCTATAAATTTGAATAA
- a CDS encoding tripartite tricarboxylate transporter substrate binding protein: protein MRKVLLTFVIIISLILSACSSKESGSVSTDYPKRPIELVVPFGEGSASDTFARKFAEIMSKNMAKPFQPVNKDGSGGLVGMVYAHGQSNDGYTVLEVTPSHVIADVLEKGKNLKFLEEFEPLARIQEDIYVLSVPANSEIDSFDKLLEIGKEKEVTFAGVSPGGLDDLTLSALADATGLKVKFIPYGSGSEVKAAVLGGEVDVYLDKLINTVSYIKDGKVRPIIVLNDERITQIDELKDTPSTVEKGFDITIGSWRGFVVKKDTPQEVKDYLIDQMKKAYETEEYQKFNEESLTNIRDGFLGPEDFKASMLEDFEMFDKVAKQIGLK, encoded by the coding sequence ATGAGAAAAGTACTGCTTACTTTTGTTATCATCATTAGCTTAATATTATCCGCATGTAGTTCCAAGGAATCTGGTTCGGTCAGTACAGACTATCCAAAACGCCCAATTGAGCTTGTCGTGCCATTTGGTGAGGGAAGTGCGAGTGACACCTTTGCTAGAAAATTTGCGGAGATTATGTCTAAAAACATGGCAAAGCCTTTTCAGCCAGTAAATAAAGATGGTAGTGGTGGATTAGTTGGTATGGTTTATGCTCATGGACAATCGAATGACGGGTATACAGTGTTGGAAGTAACGCCTTCACATGTTATTGCGGATGTTCTAGAAAAAGGAAAGAATCTAAAGTTTCTTGAAGAATTTGAGCCCCTAGCTCGAATTCAAGAAGATATCTATGTTTTATCAGTACCAGCAAATAGTGAGATTGATAGTTTTGACAAACTATTAGAAATTGGCAAGGAAAAAGAGGTTACATTTGCAGGGGTTAGTCCGGGTGGTCTAGATGATTTAACATTGAGTGCACTAGCAGATGCTACGGGATTAAAGGTAAAATTCATTCCTTATGGATCAGGCTCTGAAGTAAAGGCTGCTGTTCTTGGTGGGGAAGTAGATGTTTATCTAGACAAACTCATTAACACCGTTAGTTATATTAAAGATGGAAAGGTAAGACCTATTATTGTTTTAAATGATGAGCGAATTACGCAAATTGATGAATTAAAGGATACACCATCAACTGTTGAAAAAGGATTCGACATTACTATTGGTTCTTGGAGAGGCTTTGTTGTCAAAAAGGACACACCGCAGGAAGTTAAAGACTATCTAATAGACCAAATGAAAAAGGCATATGAAACGGAAGAGTACCAGAAATTTAACGAGGAATCTTTGACAAATATCCGCGATGGATTTTTAGGTCCTGAGGACTTTAAAGCTTCCATGTTAGAAGACTTTGAGATGTTTGATAAAGTAGCGAAACAAATTGGGCTTAAATAA
- a CDS encoding tripartite tricarboxylate transporter TctB family protein — protein sequence MGEVIFHVVLIVIMGLFGKESFAISTGRSADPIGPAGFPQVLIGIILILLLISLFNSIRKMKAGEGKEALNINVAYFGLIIGIVVFIVLNDFISFTLASIAFCFLLFYLLGQKKYLKMSINSIIIAGAFTLIFGKVLSVPLPRGIGFIKELSYFLY from the coding sequence ATGGGTGAAGTTATTTTTCATGTTGTTCTTATAGTTATAATGGGACTTTTCGGGAAAGAGTCCTTCGCTATTTCAACAGGACGATCTGCTGACCCTATTGGCCCGGCGGGATTTCCACAAGTATTAATAGGAATCATCTTAATATTACTTCTTATTTCCTTATTTAATTCAATTAGAAAAATGAAAGCAGGGGAAGGAAAAGAAGCACTGAATATCAATGTGGCCTACTTCGGCCTAATAATTGGGATTGTAGTATTTATTGTATTAAATGATTTTATTAGTTTTACTCTTGCTTCTATTGCATTTTGTTTCCTGTTATTTTATTTACTAGGGCAAAAAAAGTATTTAAAAATGTCTATTAATTCAATTATTATCGCAGGGGCATTTACGCTAATATTTGGAAAAGTCTTGTCAGTTCCACTGCCAAGAGGAATTGGTTTTATTAAAGAACTTAGTTATTTCTTATATTGA
- a CDS encoding 2-methylaconitate cis-trans isomerase PrpF family protein codes for MNIHGKLYKLPSVLMRGGTSKGLILKDVDLPKDPEERDLVITKIYGSSKNGQIDGVGGGTPLTSKVAIVGVTDKLGCDIYYTFGQVSTNSQNIDYNVTCGNMASAVGLFAVEEGLVKITEGHTTVKIYNTNTMRVMEVEIPVFNGQIVYDGDFSISGVSGTGSCIMVNFLDFGGAFTGKLFPTGNIVDLIDLGDNKEIEVTIIDVGNILVFIKASDLGLMGTELSGEINNKVNRRNIENIRVKCGKLIGLFHEGETITPETHALPKIVIVSQAQDFTDENGELVKKEKIDIVGRYIAMGTLHRAFAVSGAIGLGTACNIPGTIPNSLISTNHTNQITIGHPTGTILVNVNIEKNNSSFKLVKGGIGRTARRIMEGNSYVPIELMGK; via the coding sequence GTGAACATTCACGGTAAATTATACAAGTTGCCAAGCGTTTTAATGAGGGGAGGTACGAGCAAAGGATTAATACTAAAGGATGTCGATTTACCAAAAGATCCGGAAGAAAGAGATCTAGTTATAACAAAAATTTATGGGAGTTCTAAAAATGGTCAAATAGATGGCGTTGGTGGAGGAACCCCTTTAACAAGTAAAGTAGCCATTGTTGGAGTTACAGATAAGCTAGGTTGTGACATTTATTATACTTTTGGTCAGGTGAGTACAAACAGCCAAAATATTGACTATAACGTTACTTGCGGAAATATGGCATCTGCTGTGGGATTGTTTGCTGTTGAAGAAGGATTAGTAAAAATAACTGAAGGCCATACAACCGTTAAAATTTATAATACAAATACAATGCGTGTTATGGAAGTTGAAATCCCTGTTTTTAATGGGCAAATCGTATATGATGGTGATTTCTCTATTTCAGGGGTATCTGGAACTGGTTCTTGTATTATGGTAAACTTTCTCGACTTTGGTGGAGCCTTTACAGGTAAATTATTTCCAACAGGAAATATTGTCGATTTAATAGATTTAGGGGATAATAAGGAAATCGAAGTTACCATTATTGATGTGGGGAATATACTGGTCTTCATTAAGGCATCTGATTTAGGCTTAATGGGAACTGAACTTTCGGGTGAGATAAATAACAAAGTGAATAGGCGGAATATTGAAAATATACGTGTGAAATGTGGAAAACTTATTGGCCTCTTTCATGAAGGGGAAACAATAACCCCTGAAACACATGCATTGCCTAAGATAGTGATTGTTTCACAGGCACAAGATTTTACAGATGAAAATGGAGAACTCGTTAAAAAAGAGAAAATTGACATTGTAGGAAGATATATTGCAATGGGTACTTTGCACCGTGCTTTTGCGGTAAGTGGAGCGATTGGTTTAGGAACTGCCTGCAATATACCTGGGACTATCCCAAATTCATTAATTTCAACCAATCATACAAATCAGATTACAATTGGACACCCAACTGGGACAATTCTAGTAAATGTTAATATAGAAAAAAACAATTCATCTTTTAAGCTAGTTAAAGGTGGAATTGGCCGAACAGCTAGAAGGATTATGGAAGGGAATTCATATGTACCCATTGAGTTAATGGGGAAATAA
- the dapA gene encoding 4-hydroxy-tetrahydrodipicolinate synthase, with protein sequence MNFGQVLTAMVTPFDHNGEVDFEATKNLVNYLIENGSDGLVVAGTTGESPTLTEEEKVALFKFVVEAANGRVPIIAGTGSNNTRASISLTRKAEEAGVDGIMLVAPYYNKPSQEGMYQHFKAIAEATSLPIMLYNIPGRSVVNMSVETIVRLSEIQNIVAIKEASGDLDTMAQIISETPADFTLYSGDDGLTLPVLAIGGAGIVSVAAHIIGNEMQDMINSFKNGELQKAAAAHRELLPVMNALFNAPNPTPVKAALNLQGIQVGGVRLPLVPLNNTEMTALQEVLQTLQPVNA encoded by the coding sequence ATGAATTTTGGTCAAGTACTTACAGCAATGGTTACGCCATTTGATCATAACGGTGAGGTTGATTTTGAAGCGACAAAAAATTTAGTTAACTATTTAATCGAGAATGGGTCTGATGGGTTAGTTGTCGCAGGTACGACTGGTGAGTCGCCAACTTTAACAGAGGAAGAGAAAGTGGCTCTATTTAAGTTTGTTGTTGAGGCAGCTAACGGCAGAGTTCCTATCATAGCTGGTACAGGATCGAATAATACAAGAGCTTCCATTAGCCTGACTAGAAAGGCTGAGGAGGCTGGAGTGGATGGCATCATGCTTGTTGCTCCATACTATAACAAACCATCTCAAGAAGGCATGTATCAGCATTTTAAAGCGATTGCTGAAGCAACGTCTTTACCGATCATGCTATACAATATTCCGGGACGAAGCGTTGTGAATATGTCAGTTGAGACCATTGTAAGACTTTCAGAAATTCAAAATATCGTGGCCATTAAGGAAGCTAGCGGTGACTTAGACACTATGGCCCAAATCATCAGCGAGACGCCAGCTGACTTTACTCTATACAGCGGGGATGATGGCCTTACACTACCGGTCCTGGCTATTGGAGGAGCAGGGATTGTTTCTGTAGCTGCCCATATTATCGGGAACGAAATGCAAGACATGATTAATAGCTTTAAAAACGGTGAGCTTCAGAAAGCCGCAGCTGCCCATCGCGAGCTTCTTCCGGTTATGAATGCTTTATTTAATGCTCCAAATCCAACACCGGTAAAAGCTGCTCTTAATCTGCAAGGCATTCAGGTTGGCGGAGTCCGGCTTCCATTGGTTCCTTTAAATAATACGGAAATGACTGCATTGCAGGAAGTATTGCAAACACTTCAGCCAGTAAATGCTTGA
- a CDS encoding amino acid ABC transporter substrate-binding protein yields the protein MKRFSAIILAILTVFAILTGCSSSADTKDNEIIIGIDDKFAPMGFRDKDNNLVGFDIDYAKAAVEKMGKEVKFQPIDWKTKESELSSGRIDLIWNGYTITDKRKEMVLFTKPYLANAQVIATKADSDISALADLDGKVIGLQGLSSASDALNANPIKDSIKSVSEYADNVLALSDLKAGRVDAVIIDEVVIDYYMAQEEGTFKVLDESLAPEEYGVGVKKGNDELLKELQKALDELSADGTAAEISEKWFGEDKVLN from the coding sequence ATGAAACGATTTTCAGCTATTATTCTAGCAATATTAACTGTGTTTGCAATTTTAACAGGCTGTTCATCAAGTGCTGATACGAAAGACAACGAGATAATTATTGGGATTGATGATAAATTTGCTCCTATGGGCTTCCGAGATAAGGATAATAATCTTGTAGGATTTGATATCGATTATGCAAAAGCTGCAGTCGAAAAAATGGGGAAAGAAGTTAAATTCCAGCCAATTGATTGGAAGACAAAGGAATCTGAATTGAGCAGCGGACGAATTGACCTTATCTGGAATGGGTATACCATTACTGATAAGCGTAAAGAAATGGTTCTTTTCACAAAGCCTTATTTAGCGAATGCTCAGGTTATTGCAACGAAAGCAGATTCTGACATTAGCGCTTTAGCTGATTTAGATGGGAAGGTAATTGGCCTTCAAGGACTTTCCTCTGCATCTGATGCCTTAAATGCCAACCCGATTAAGGACAGCATCAAGTCTGTTTCTGAATACGCGGATAATGTCCTTGCCCTAAGTGATTTAAAGGCCGGCCGTGTGGATGCGGTTATCATTGATGAAGTCGTGATTGATTATTATATGGCCCAAGAAGAGGGTACATTTAAGGTCCTTGACGAATCATTAGCACCAGAGGAATACGGTGTAGGTGTGAAAAAAGGCAACGATGAATTATTAAAAGAACTGCAAAAAGCCCTTGATGAGTTAAGCGCAGACGGTACCGCTGCTGAAATCTCAGAAAAATGGTTCGGTGAAGACAAAGTTCTAAATTAA
- a CDS encoding LysR family transcriptional regulator, with protein sequence MDHLDWHLLTTLFEYKNITKTSEVLRSSQPAITYRLQRIEDEFGVKIVYRGHRGVSFTPQGEYLAEYAAQMLKELRKAKEEVLNFENNIQGILRISASSIFSRYKLPPILGRFSEKYPLVEFHVDTGWSEEVINAIFKDQSHLGILRGNYNFSHEKQLLMEENLLLVSKTPIDLKKLSKLPRIYYNTDTSLKTLIDNWWTENYVSPPTITMRVDNMETCKEMVLNGLGYAILPNILLEGDEKLYKTPCLTKDGQHVKRKTWLIYKKEYSNNVLVKAFCDFLKDWDFKLGSS encoded by the coding sequence ATGGATCATCTGGATTGGCATTTACTTACTACTTTATTTGAGTATAAAAATATTACGAAAACTAGTGAGGTATTAAGAAGCTCTCAACCCGCTATTACATATAGATTACAAAGAATAGAGGATGAGTTTGGGGTAAAAATTGTTTACCGCGGTCATCGAGGAGTTTCCTTTACACCACAAGGGGAATATCTAGCAGAGTACGCTGCGCAAATGCTTAAAGAGCTCAGAAAGGCTAAGGAAGAAGTCCTGAATTTTGAAAATAATATACAAGGAATTTTAAGAATTAGTGCATCCAGCATCTTTTCAAGATATAAGTTACCACCCATCCTAGGAAGGTTTAGCGAAAAATATCCATTAGTAGAGTTTCATGTGGATACTGGATGGAGTGAGGAAGTAATTAACGCTATTTTTAAGGATCAGTCACACTTAGGCATTCTTCGAGGAAATTATAATTTTTCACATGAAAAGCAATTGCTTATGGAAGAAAATTTACTTTTAGTTTCAAAGACCCCGATTGATTTAAAAAAGCTTTCAAAGTTACCACGAATTTATTACAATACAGACACCTCTTTAAAAACTTTAATTGATAATTGGTGGACCGAAAATTATGTTTCACCTCCCACAATTACGATGAGAGTAGATAATATGGAAACCTGCAAAGAAATGGTACTAAATGGTTTAGGTTATGCAATTCTTCCTAATATTTTATTAGAAGGCGATGAAAAATTATATAAAACTCCTTGTTTAACGAAAGATGGCCAACATGTTAAAAGAAAAACATGGTTAATTTACAAAAAGGAATATTCAAACAATGTTTTAGTAAAGGCCTTTTGTGATTTTTTAAAGGATTGGGATTTTAAGCTAGGAAGTTCATAA
- a CDS encoding amino acid ABC transporter ATP-binding protein, protein MAIIEVSNLKKSFGHLNVLKQITFDVQKNDVIAVIGPSGSGKSTMLRSLIHLEKIDDGSICIDGDYLVKNGVYSKPQELNRITSKMGMVFQHFNLFPHLTVKENLEIAPKMVKKETAESLQKRSMEILEKIGLADKAGVYPGNLSGGQKQRVAIARALMMEPEILLFDEPTSALDPELTGEVLQVMKKLAEEQMTMIVVTHEMGFAKEVANQVLFMDNGEIAESGHPDQLFSNPQFDRTKAFLNRVL, encoded by the coding sequence ATGGCTATCATAGAAGTATCCAACCTAAAAAAATCATTCGGTCATTTAAATGTCCTAAAGCAAATTACATTTGATGTTCAAAAAAATGATGTTATCGCTGTCATTGGCCCATCCGGTTCTGGAAAAAGCACTATGCTTCGCAGTCTGATTCATCTTGAAAAAATTGATGATGGCAGCATTTGTATTGACGGTGATTATCTAGTGAAGAACGGCGTGTACTCCAAACCGCAGGAACTGAATCGGATTACTTCCAAAATGGGTATGGTTTTTCAGCACTTTAATCTATTTCCTCACCTAACGGTAAAAGAAAATTTAGAAATTGCTCCTAAGATGGTAAAAAAGGAAACGGCGGAATCCCTTCAGAAGCGCAGCATGGAAATTCTCGAGAAGATTGGGTTAGCTGATAAAGCAGGCGTGTATCCTGGAAACCTCTCAGGCGGACAAAAACAAAGGGTTGCTATTGCTAGAGCCTTAATGATGGAGCCTGAAATTCTTCTGTTTGATGAGCCTACGTCAGCTCTAGACCCTGAATTAACTGGTGAAGTGCTGCAAGTAATGAAAAAACTTGCTGAAGAGCAAATGACGATGATAGTCGTTACTCATGAAATGGGCTTTGCTAAAGAAGTCGCCAATCAAGTTCTGTTTATGGATAACGGAGAAATTGCGGAGTCCGGCCATCCGGATCAACTATTCTCCAACCCTCAATTTGATCGGACAAAAGCATTCTTGAATCGAGTGCTATAG